A window from Leuconostoc mesenteroides subsp. mesenteroides encodes these proteins:
- the ftsZ gene encoding cell division protein FtsZ, producing MDFSIDDAQQAGAIIKVIGVGGGGSNAVNHMIEEGVSGVEFIVANTDVQALDKSKADTKIQIGPKLTGGLGAGSNPERGTKAAEESSEAIASAMTGADMVVITAGMGGGTGNGAAPVVARIAKEQGALTVAVVTRPFKWEGPKRGRYAAEGLQALSESVDSLIVITNERLKDRIDLRTPLSEAFKVVDEVVAQGVRGISELITNPGFINLDFADVKTVMQDAGPALMGVGQASGETRAADATKQAISSPLLEVDMAGAEDVLLNITGGLDMSLFEAQTASEVISQEAGHDVNVIFGTSIDENLEDSIRVTVIATGLQNVTEKPKMTENTATSAANVFGSNVSTSSTTNEAPVNNNSVFEKPAPSNVTSKPTMAQNDPFADWNITNDTKDVFSEEKRFDDVQKQSFDVFNTPTSSASVDLSNDDDNDQPPFFKKR from the coding sequence ATGGATTTTTCAATTGATGACGCGCAACAAGCAGGCGCAATCATTAAGGTTATCGGTGTTGGAGGCGGTGGTTCCAATGCTGTTAATCATATGATAGAAGAAGGTGTTAGCGGTGTCGAATTTATCGTTGCCAACACTGATGTACAAGCACTAGACAAATCAAAAGCAGATACAAAAATTCAAATTGGTCCTAAATTGACTGGCGGATTGGGCGCAGGTTCTAACCCTGAAAGGGGAACCAAAGCCGCTGAAGAATCATCAGAAGCAATTGCTTCTGCAATGACAGGGGCTGATATGGTAGTTATTACAGCTGGAATGGGTGGTGGAACTGGTAATGGCGCTGCTCCAGTTGTAGCACGAATTGCCAAGGAACAAGGCGCTCTAACCGTTGCAGTGGTTACTCGTCCATTTAAGTGGGAAGGTCCAAAGCGTGGTCGTTATGCTGCTGAAGGTCTTCAAGCACTCTCAGAATCTGTCGATTCTTTGATTGTTATTACAAACGAACGTTTGAAAGATCGTATTGATTTGCGCACACCATTGTCAGAAGCTTTCAAAGTAGTTGATGAAGTAGTGGCACAGGGTGTTCGTGGTATTTCAGAATTGATTACCAACCCAGGCTTTATTAATTTGGATTTTGCTGATGTTAAAACAGTTATGCAAGATGCCGGGCCTGCTTTGATGGGTGTTGGGCAAGCCAGTGGTGAAACGCGTGCAGCTGATGCAACCAAGCAAGCTATTTCTTCTCCATTGTTGGAAGTTGACATGGCAGGAGCTGAAGATGTTCTGCTAAACATCACAGGTGGTCTTGATATGTCATTGTTTGAGGCGCAAACGGCATCAGAAGTGATTAGCCAAGAAGCTGGTCACGATGTCAATGTTATTTTTGGTACTTCAATTGATGAAAATTTGGAAGATTCAATTCGAGTTACAGTGATTGCTACTGGCTTACAAAATGTGACTGAAAAACCTAAGATGACGGAAAACACGGCAACCTCAGCTGCAAATGTTTTTGGTTCTAATGTCAGTACAAGTAGTACAACAAATGAAGCACCAGTAAACAATAATTCTGTATTTGAAAAGCCAGCACCGTCAAATGTTACCTCCAAGCCTACAATGGCACAAAATGATCCATTTGCAGACTGGAATATTACGAATGATACAAAAGATGTATTCTCTGAGGAAAAGCGCTTTGACGATGTTCAAAAGCAGTCTTTTGATGTGTTTAATACACCAACTTCAAGTGCATCTGTTGATTTGTCAAATGATGATGATAATGATCAACCACCATTTTTCAAGAAGCGTTAA
- a CDS encoding DivIVA domain-containing protein has protein sequence MALTPDEILNHEFTKKGSKAYIATDVDAFLDQINGDYEALIAERDELKRQNELAQAKIEELESKRDQVNQSIFVAQEAADRLKQDADVEVKKQLTHAQEAATKIINDARAKADADAVRLAQENAELTNEQNQLRTEVEDFKNSFLQLLESQRKLLESDELAEAVHRLPMGQVTAHRVGEVAKAEPVVIPEPDKEQNDAVSSEEQGPVVVFPGSEQDEDDK, from the coding sequence ATGGCGTTAACACCCGATGAAATTTTAAATCATGAATTTACAAAAAAAGGCAGTAAAGCTTACATTGCTACAGATGTCGATGCCTTTTTAGATCAAATTAATGGTGATTATGAAGCATTGATTGCAGAACGCGATGAATTAAAGCGTCAAAATGAGCTAGCTCAAGCTAAAATTGAAGAGCTTGAATCAAAACGTGATCAAGTGAATCAATCAATCTTTGTTGCCCAAGAAGCAGCTGACCGCTTGAAGCAAGATGCGGATGTAGAAGTGAAAAAACAGTTAACTCATGCCCAAGAAGCAGCAACAAAAATTATTAATGATGCTCGAGCAAAGGCAGATGCAGATGCTGTTCGTTTGGCCCAAGAAAATGCTGAATTAACGAATGAACAAAATCAATTGCGTACTGAAGTTGAAGATTTTAAAAATTCATTCTTGCAATTGTTGGAATCTCAGCGTAAACTATTAGAAAGCGATGAGTTAGCAGAAGCGGTTCATCGGTTACCGATGGGACAAGTAACTGCCCATCGTGTTGGCGAAGTTGCAAAGGCTGAGCCAGTTGTTATCCCTGAACCTGATAAAGAACAAAACGATGCGGTGTCAAGCGAAGAGCAAGGCCCTGTGGTAGTGTTTCCGGGATCGGAACAAGACGAAGACGATAAATAA
- a CDS encoding YggT family protein, translated as MIIEIIRWVFNLIQYYEYAIVIYILMSWLPGARESGLGRFLGKIVEPYLSMFRFIPPIAMIDFSPIVAIIALNFARNGLFHLVNLFL; from the coding sequence ATGATAATAGAAATTATTAGATGGGTTTTTAACCTAATTCAATATTATGAATATGCCATCGTCATTTATATTTTGATGTCTTGGCTTCCTGGCGCACGTGAATCTGGCTTAGGGCGTTTCCTTGGAAAAATTGTTGAACCTTACTTAAGTATGTTTCGTTTTATTCCACCTATAGCGATGATTGATTTCTCGCCAATTGTTGCCATAATTGCTTTGAATTTTGCTCGTAATGGTTTATTCCATTTGGTTAATTTGTTCCTATGA
- a CDS encoding cell division protein FtsQ, with amino-acid sequence MEKIKSQFMKRRPLKLWLSLAAFVVLIVGLILSLQPWRTISSVNIDSNMLTKQQVEKYVGLNDKTPRWRVLGQTSFIAHELIKKDAKIYSADIDLDRNVVSIKVVENINAGFVKKNGQWYALNRQGKTKKVNSPNGNAPVYSNFKNSEQLSNTAQAFSQFELSLRQNISQIIYSPTKDNDNRLKIIMTDGNTVLATLKTFGKKMIYYPGIAAQMQTKGIIDLQYGAYSYGYGSK; translated from the coding sequence ATGGAGAAAATCAAATCACAATTTATGAAGCGACGACCGCTAAAACTTTGGCTTAGTTTGGCGGCTTTTGTTGTTTTAATTGTCGGTTTAATCTTGAGTTTACAACCATGGCGTACAATTAGTTCAGTCAATATTGATTCGAATATGTTAACCAAGCAACAAGTTGAAAAATATGTGGGTCTTAACGATAAAACGCCACGCTGGCGTGTTCTTGGACAAACGTCTTTCATCGCACATGAATTAATAAAAAAAGATGCCAAAATTTATTCTGCTGATATTGATTTAGACCGCAATGTCGTTTCGATTAAAGTTGTTGAAAATATTAATGCCGGATTTGTGAAAAAAAATGGTCAATGGTATGCGCTTAACCGTCAAGGAAAAACAAAAAAAGTTAATAGTCCTAATGGAAATGCGCCGGTGTATAGTAATTTCAAAAATAGTGAGCAACTGAGTAACACAGCCCAAGCCTTCTCACAATTTGAATTATCCCTAAGGCAGAATATAAGTCAAATCATATATTCGCCAACCAAGGATAACGATAATCGTTTGAAGATTATTATGACTGATGGCAATACAGTTTTGGCTACACTGAAAACATTTGGAAAAAAAATGATTTATTATCCAGGCATTGCAGCGCAAATGCAAACTAAGGGAATAATCGATTTACAATATGGCGCATATTCCTACGGATATGGTTCTAAATAG
- a CDS encoding cell division protein, whose product MTSKVSTISQHFRLNEQSFIKQVDGWIQQSRNEYRSILTRFLNPREQYILNVLVNQATDLAVYFNGGVQGAESQRAILMPKEYPQDDLAFEIALLEIKYPTKFDNLHHSTILGSMMHSGISRSVFGDILYNQTHSRWQIVIDSKMQRYMQQIVTKIGHVQVSLVECDFHNVLPHISDWEEKFLLLSSLRLDTVISAGFDLSRSDAKNLIEENQVRVNWSEIAKPDVELAIGDVISVRKHGRVQIKLLDGISKKGKIKAIVNIIRR is encoded by the coding sequence ATGACGAGCAAGGTATCAACAATCAGTCAACATTTTCGTTTAAATGAACAATCGTTTATAAAGCAAGTTGATGGTTGGATTCAACAATCAAGAAATGAGTACCGGAGTATTTTAACGCGATTTCTTAATCCACGGGAACAATACATTTTAAATGTTTTAGTAAATCAAGCTACTGATTTAGCTGTTTACTTTAATGGTGGTGTCCAAGGTGCGGAGAGCCAACGTGCTATCCTTATGCCCAAAGAATATCCTCAAGATGATTTGGCATTTGAGATAGCATTACTTGAGATAAAGTATCCTACTAAATTTGATAATCTGCATCACTCAACTATTTTAGGATCAATGATGCATAGTGGCATTAGTAGAAGTGTTTTCGGTGATATTTTATATAATCAAACACACAGTCGGTGGCAAATCGTCATTGACTCAAAGATGCAACGTTACATGCAACAGATAGTTACCAAAATTGGTCATGTACAAGTGTCTCTAGTAGAATGTGATTTTCACAACGTACTCCCTCATATAAGTGACTGGGAAGAAAAATTTTTGTTGTTATCTTCTTTACGACTTGACACGGTAATTTCAGCTGGATTTGACCTATCGCGTTCTGATGCTAAAAATCTAATTGAAGAAAATCAGGTGCGCGTAAATTGGAGCGAAATAGCTAAACCAGATGTAGAATTAGCAATTGGTGATGTTATTTCAGTCAGAAAGCATGGTCGAGTTCAGATTAAACTGCTTGACGGAATAAGCAAAAAAGGCAAGATAAAAGCTATTGTCAATATTATCCGGAGATAG
- the ftsA gene encoding cell division protein FtsA, producing the protein MNNSGVTVGLDIGTTSIKVVITQMTGNQFNVIGAGNAPSRGLRRGVIVDIDATASAIREAIDQAQEKANIQISEVVVGIPANQIKIINVDGLVSIANQNKRITYQDVQNVAAQALSSGLPAGHDVIELVAEEFVVDGFDGIKDPHEMIGVRLEMHGIAYVGPEKVLDNTQMAIQKAGLTLREFVLAPLAMGSIILNDGQQDFGTVLIDLGGGQTSTSVIHDRKLKFTFVDIEGGDNITKDISTVLGTSYINAEKIKRDYGYADPTQTLSSNEFPVEVIGEEFTKQFDEQYLSEIIAARLEQMYTRLFAQLKQIGALNLPGGFVLTGGNAALPKMVDFAKRVLGDNVRLFVPDQIGLRHPAYSRSLSYAMFASRESMTQQVIKQTIMQRHVVAQQPSMLPEEYADEVVQQPVEGFQYNGEIVNDPQQSWFGKMRQKLSNLFNEE; encoded by the coding sequence ATGAATAATTCAGGCGTGACGGTTGGATTAGACATCGGAACTACTTCAATCAAGGTTGTCATTACACAAATGACTGGTAATCAGTTCAATGTAATTGGTGCAGGAAATGCCCCATCACGGGGCTTAAGACGTGGAGTCATTGTTGACATTGATGCGACTGCAAGTGCAATTCGTGAAGCGATTGACCAAGCACAAGAAAAAGCAAATATTCAAATCAGTGAAGTTGTAGTTGGTATTCCAGCTAATCAAATTAAAATTATTAATGTCGATGGTTTAGTATCGATTGCTAATCAGAATAAAAGAATTACGTATCAAGATGTACAAAATGTTGCAGCACAGGCCTTGTCCAGTGGATTGCCAGCTGGCCATGATGTAATTGAATTGGTCGCCGAGGAATTTGTAGTCGACGGCTTTGATGGCATCAAAGATCCACATGAAATGATTGGTGTTCGATTAGAGATGCATGGAATTGCTTATGTTGGACCGGAAAAAGTTTTAGATAACACACAGATGGCTATTCAAAAAGCAGGCTTAACTTTACGAGAATTTGTATTAGCGCCATTAGCCATGGGATCTATCATTTTAAATGATGGACAGCAGGATTTTGGAACTGTTCTTATAGATCTTGGTGGTGGGCAAACGAGTACTTCAGTTATTCATGATCGAAAGCTCAAATTCACCTTTGTCGACATAGAAGGCGGAGACAATATAACTAAAGATATATCAACTGTTTTAGGAACATCATATATTAACGCTGAGAAAATCAAGCGAGACTATGGATATGCAGACCCCACACAAACTTTGTCATCTAACGAATTTCCAGTAGAAGTTATCGGCGAAGAATTTACTAAGCAATTTGATGAACAGTATCTTTCAGAGATTATCGCTGCACGTTTGGAACAGATGTATACGCGGTTGTTTGCGCAGTTAAAGCAAATTGGTGCGTTGAATCTACCAGGTGGTTTTGTTCTAACTGGTGGTAACGCCGCCTTACCAAAAATGGTAGACTTTGCAAAGCGAGTCTTGGGTGATAATGTCCGCCTATTTGTACCAGATCAAATTGGTTTACGGCATCCGGCCTATTCTCGTTCACTATCGTATGCGATGTTTGCTTCTCGTGAAAGTATGACACAACAAGTAATCAAGCAAACTATTATGCAACGTCATGTAGTTGCACAGCAACCGTCCATGCTACCAGAAGAGTATGCGGATGAAGTTGTGCAACAGCCTGTAGAAGGTTTTCAGTATAATGGTGAAATTGTAAATGATCCCCAACAAAGCTGGTTTGGTAAAATGCGCCAAAAACTTAGCAATTTATTTAATGAAGAATAA
- a CDS encoding DUF552 domain-containing protein, with protein sequence MALGDTIKRLFSNEEDDYYEEDGYEQSQQQEQQATQQTSSQPRFVRQTSQSQTPAGLNSANSKIALFEPKVYSDSRSIASQILGGEAAIVNFTQIDEAQAKRILDFLGGTIYAVNGEIERIGQSIFLVTPNTFEISGTLTDNLEPNSRY encoded by the coding sequence ATGGCATTAGGTGATACAATTAAACGCCTTTTCAGCAATGAAGAAGACGACTATTACGAAGAAGATGGGTATGAACAAAGTCAACAGCAAGAGCAACAGGCGACACAACAAACTTCTTCACAACCACGATTTGTTAGGCAAACTAGTCAGTCACAAACTCCTGCAGGATTAAACAGCGCTAACAGTAAAATTGCCTTATTTGAACCTAAAGTGTATTCAGATTCCCGTTCAATTGCGTCGCAAATACTTGGCGGTGAAGCTGCAATCGTTAATTTTACTCAAATTGATGAAGCACAAGCCAAACGTATTTTAGATTTCTTGGGTGGTACAATATACGCTGTTAATGGGGAAATTGAACGTATCGGGCAATCGATTTTTTTGGTAACGCCAAATACGTTTGAAATTTCTGGTACATTGACGGATAACCTTGAACCAAACAGTCGGTACTAA
- a CDS encoding isoleucine--tRNA ligase: MKYKDTLNLGKTGFPMRGSLPKTEPERQAKWYAQNLYQKRLSQNELKPHFNLHDGPPYANGNIHIGHALNKITKDIIIRYKNMAGFHAPYVPGWDTHGLPIEQQLTKLGHDRKSMPKHEWRNLAKDFALKQVDTQRADFKRLGVLGDWDNPYITLQPEFEAAQVRVFGTMVSKGYIFKGAKPVYWSWSSESALAEAEIEYHDIDSTSLFYANKVKDGHDLLDENTYFVVWTTTPFTVTASRGITLGPDFDYSVVKPAGDDRKFVVATELLETVAPKFGWESWETVATYKGQELDKMTAYHPWDSDQEELVMNADHVTLDSGTGLVHTAPGFGEDDYNVGKKYGLPADVTVDAKGFMTSDAGPDFEGKFYDDVVGTVINKLTDARLFLAKEKITHSYPFDWRTKKPIIWRAVPQWFASVEKFRSEILSELDKVTYFPEWGKVRLHNMIRDRGDWVISRQRVWGVPLPIFYAEDGTAILDEAIINHVADLFAEHGSNYWFEHEAKDLLPEGYTNEHSPNGEFTKEEDIMDVWFDSGSSWNGVLNTRPQLDYPADMYLEGSDQYRGWFNSSLITSVAVNGIAPYKAILSQGFTLDGKGNKMSKSLGNTISPIEVANKLGVEILRLWTISVDTSQDMPVSNEILKQVSENYRKLRNTLRFLMANTADFDPKKDAIAYSDLSAHDQYFYALENNFVADIRKDYDNYQLNDIFKRVINFVNVDLSAFYLDIAKDVVYVEAPTSHARRSMQTVFYKTLTDLVRLLLPVLPHTAEEVWEYLPHETAEFAYLTDMPEVEDLGDTTALFDQWSVFMKLRDAVNKALEEAREADLIGKNAEAALTMYLTAEQQNWLAELHADVRLLLMVSQLHVQDVQEAENAKDYDDWQLAVAHATGGVSLRDRMFHEDLGADPAFPELSKHEAEIIREFYPEAVTEGLE, translated from the coding sequence ATGAAATATAAAGATACATTAAATCTTGGGAAAACAGGGTTTCCAATGCGTGGTTCGCTTCCTAAAACTGAACCCGAACGTCAAGCAAAATGGTATGCACAGAATCTATACCAGAAAAGATTATCTCAAAATGAATTGAAACCACATTTTAATTTGCACGATGGACCACCATATGCGAATGGAAATATTCATATTGGTCATGCGTTGAATAAAATTACTAAGGATATTATTATCCGTTATAAGAATATGGCTGGTTTTCATGCACCATATGTCCCAGGATGGGATACACATGGTTTACCAATTGAGCAACAATTGACAAAGCTAGGGCACGATCGCAAAAGTATGCCAAAGCATGAATGGCGTAATTTGGCTAAAGATTTTGCTCTAAAACAAGTTGATACACAACGTGCTGACTTTAAGCGACTTGGTGTATTAGGTGACTGGGATAATCCATACATAACGTTACAACCTGAATTTGAAGCAGCACAAGTTCGAGTTTTTGGTACTATGGTTTCTAAAGGCTATATCTTTAAAGGTGCAAAGCCAGTTTATTGGTCATGGTCTTCTGAATCTGCTTTAGCTGAAGCTGAAATTGAATATCATGATATTGATTCAACGTCTTTGTTTTATGCAAACAAAGTCAAAGATGGCCATGATCTCTTGGATGAGAATACGTACTTTGTGGTTTGGACGACGACACCTTTTACAGTAACTGCTTCTCGGGGAATTACCTTAGGTCCCGATTTTGATTATTCAGTGGTGAAGCCAGCTGGGGATGACCGCAAATTCGTCGTGGCCACAGAATTGCTGGAAACAGTGGCACCAAAGTTTGGCTGGGAATCATGGGAAACTGTAGCTACTTACAAGGGACAAGAACTTGATAAGATGACTGCATACCATCCATGGGATAGTGACCAAGAAGAATTAGTTATGAATGCCGATCATGTTACGTTGGATTCTGGAACGGGATTGGTCCACACAGCTCCTGGTTTTGGTGAAGATGATTATAATGTTGGTAAAAAATATGGTTTGCCTGCTGATGTTACTGTTGATGCCAAAGGATTTATGACGTCTGATGCTGGTCCTGATTTTGAAGGTAAGTTTTATGATGATGTTGTTGGTACAGTGATTAATAAGTTAACTGATGCGCGCTTATTCTTGGCAAAAGAGAAAATTACACACTCATATCCATTTGACTGGCGTACAAAAAAACCTATCATTTGGCGAGCTGTGCCACAATGGTTTGCATCTGTTGAAAAATTCCGTAGTGAAATTTTATCAGAATTAGATAAAGTTACTTATTTCCCAGAATGGGGTAAGGTGCGTCTTCATAATATGATTCGTGATCGTGGTGATTGGGTAATCTCACGTCAACGTGTTTGGGGTGTACCATTACCAATTTTTTATGCAGAAGATGGGACAGCTATCTTAGATGAAGCAATCATTAACCATGTTGCCGATTTATTTGCAGAACATGGTTCGAATTACTGGTTTGAACATGAAGCGAAGGATTTATTGCCTGAAGGCTATACTAATGAACATTCTCCAAATGGCGAATTTACTAAAGAAGAAGATATCATGGATGTGTGGTTTGATTCTGGTTCTTCATGGAATGGCGTATTGAACACACGTCCACAGTTAGACTATCCAGCTGATATGTATCTAGAAGGATCTGATCAATATCGTGGTTGGTTTAATTCTTCATTAATAACATCAGTTGCTGTTAATGGTATAGCACCATACAAGGCCATTTTATCACAAGGATTTACTCTTGATGGTAAAGGCAATAAGATGTCAAAGTCATTGGGCAATACGATTTCTCCTATTGAAGTAGCCAACAAACTTGGTGTTGAAATTTTAAGGTTGTGGACAATTTCTGTTGACACATCGCAAGATATGCCTGTATCAAATGAAATTTTGAAACAGGTTTCAGAAAATTATCGTAAGTTACGTAATACATTACGTTTCTTGATGGCCAATACAGCTGATTTTGATCCGAAAAAAGATGCAATTGCTTACAGTGATTTATCTGCACATGATCAGTATTTCTACGCTTTAGAAAATAATTTTGTTGCAGATATTCGCAAAGACTATGATAACTATCAATTAAATGATATTTTCAAGCGTGTTATTAATTTTGTCAATGTTGATTTATCAGCCTTTTATTTGGATATTGCTAAAGATGTCGTGTATGTTGAAGCCCCTACAAGTCATGCTCGACGCTCTATGCAAACCGTATTTTATAAAACATTAACTGATCTTGTACGATTATTATTGCCAGTATTACCACATACGGCTGAAGAAGTTTGGGAGTATTTGCCACATGAAACAGCTGAATTTGCTTACTTGACAGATATGCCAGAGGTAGAGGATTTGGGTGACACGACGGCGTTGTTTGATCAGTGGTCAGTATTTATGAAGCTACGCGATGCAGTTAACAAAGCATTAGAGGAAGCACGTGAAGCAGATTTGATTGGTAAAAATGCTGAGGCGGCTTTGACAATGTACTTGACGGCTGAACAACAAAACTGGTTGGCAGAATTGCATGCCGATGTACGTTTACTTCTAATGGTATCGCAATTGCATGTTCAAGATGTTCAAGAAGCTGAGAATGCTAAAGATTATGATGACTGGCAGTTAGCAGTGGCTCATGCAACAGGCGGTGTTTCTCTAAGAGATCGTATGTTCCATGAGGACTTAGGTGCCGATCCAGCTTTCCCAGAATTATCAAAACATGAAGCTGAAATCATACGTGAGTTTTACCCAGAAGCTGTAACAGAAGGTTTGGAGTAA
- the murG gene encoding undecaprenyldiphospho-muramoylpentapeptide beta-N-acetylglucosaminyltransferase: MKIILSGGGTGGHIYPALALAEVIHRHEPDTEFLYVGSERGVESNIVPATGMPFEKLTVQGFKRSFSLENIKTVSLFLKAVKEAKKIIKDFNPDVVVGTGGYVSGAVVYAAQRLHIPTVIHEQNSVAGVTNKFLSRGATKIGVAFDAALSQFPKDKVFVVGNPRAQQVASIKSSFSWQQIGLSDEKPSLLIFGGSQGAPPINLAVIEAMQEFNKRNYQVVIVTGPKRYDNVLNRLTTQPADNIRILPYIDNMPEVLAKTSAIVSRAGATSIAEITALGIPSILVPSPYVTGDHQTKNAQSLVDAGAALMITEPALSGKALLLAADSLLLNQSVSKTMTEQAKNVGIRDAGDRLYALILDAIGE; this comes from the coding sequence ATGAAAATAATTCTATCGGGTGGTGGTACTGGTGGTCATATTTACCCAGCATTAGCATTAGCTGAAGTCATTCATAGACATGAGCCGGACACAGAATTTTTGTATGTTGGTTCAGAACGTGGTGTAGAATCAAACATTGTGCCGGCCACAGGCATGCCTTTTGAAAAATTAACTGTTCAAGGCTTTAAAAGATCTTTTTCATTAGAAAACATCAAAACAGTATCACTATTCTTAAAAGCGGTTAAAGAGGCTAAAAAGATTATTAAGGATTTTAATCCTGATGTGGTAGTTGGAACAGGTGGATATGTTAGTGGCGCTGTTGTCTATGCTGCCCAAAGGTTGCACATCCCAACTGTTATACATGAGCAAAATTCAGTGGCTGGCGTTACAAATAAGTTTTTGTCACGCGGTGCGACTAAGATAGGTGTCGCTTTTGATGCTGCCCTGTCGCAGTTTCCCAAAGACAAAGTGTTTGTTGTAGGAAATCCTCGTGCACAACAAGTGGCATCTATTAAGTCTAGTTTTTCGTGGCAACAAATTGGATTGAGTGATGAAAAGCCATCACTATTGATATTTGGTGGCTCACAAGGAGCACCGCCAATCAATCTAGCTGTGATTGAAGCTATGCAGGAGTTCAATAAAAGAAACTATCAAGTTGTTATTGTGACTGGTCCAAAGCGATATGACAATGTTTTAAATCGTTTGACTACACAGCCAGCAGATAATATTCGAATATTACCTTACATTGACAATATGCCAGAGGTATTAGCAAAAACGTCAGCTATTGTATCACGAGCTGGTGCAACGTCTATTGCGGAAATTACTGCACTGGGTATCCCATCAATTCTAGTGCCAAGCCCTTATGTTACTGGTGATCATCAAACAAAAAATGCACAAAGTCTAGTTGATGCAGGTGCCGCATTAATGATTACTGAACCAGCTTTGTCAGGAAAAGCGTTATTGTTAGCAGCGGATTCACTGTTATTAAATCAATCTGTTAGCAAAACAATGACAGAACAAGCCAAAAATGTTGGTATCAGAGATGCTGGAGATCGTTTATACGCGTTAATATTAGATGCAATCGGTGAATAA
- the rpsP gene encoding 30S ribosomal protein S16, protein MAVKIRLKRMGAKKRPFYRVVIADSRSPRDGRFIETVGTYNPISQPAEIKLDEEKILSWLGNGAQPSDTVRNLLSNAGILAKYNESKSGKKPAKKATTKEASAKKPTDKNTVAEIKAYLDAQGTAYTSSAKKADLLALV, encoded by the coding sequence ATGGCAGTTAAAATTCGTTTGAAGCGTATGGGTGCAAAGAAGCGTCCATTCTACCGTGTCGTTATTGCTGATTCACGTTCACCACGTGATGGTCGTTTTATCGAAACAGTCGGTACATACAACCCAATCTCACAACCAGCAGAAATTAAGTTGGATGAAGAAAAGATTTTGTCATGGTTGGGTAATGGTGCACAACCATCTGACACAGTTCGTAACTTGTTGAGCAATGCTGGTATTTTAGCAAAGTACAACGAATCAAAGTCAGGTAAGAAGCCAGCTAAGAAAGCAACAACTAAGGAAGCTTCAGCTAAGAAGCCTACAGATAAGAATACTGTTGCAGAAATCAAAGCATATTTAGATGCCCAAGGCACTGCATATACTTCATCTGCTAAGAAGGCTGATTTATTAGCACTTGTTTAA